GGATCACTGGCTACCCGGGCACAGCGTGAGAAGGCATTTCCTTCCATCCTCCAGCAATCTGCTGCTCCCAGATGTCGCTGCACTCCCCCTCCTCTTCCCACGACTCCTGACCTCCTGTTTGCTGCCTCTCCCCTGTGGCACAGATGCTTTTGGGGGGGCCAGGCATTCAGTACAGCCCCTGAGATGATGTCccagagctccagcccctccatcCATGATAGGGTCAGGCCACTTCCACGTGGGCGTGAGTCATATCATAAGCTCATGAGCCATAAAGTTAACTTtgagcctggcagcagcagggagaTAATAGAGCTGAGAAGACTTAGCAAGGTAATGAAGCAGCAGTGTGGGTCTGTCAGAGAGCTGCTCTTGGGGGACAGACCTGACAGATGACTATATATCCCccaagaaaggaaaaattaaCTTGTATGGTTTATCAATGCTTGCTACAACTCTTGCAACTGTTTAAATCCACGTAGACCTGGTTAGAGGTGATGGCTGCAAGTAGGAGAGAGAAGCAGAGACAGAAACGGCAGGAGGCTCAAATTGCGTTATGAGTGTTTCACTTCCAAATGTGGTTTTCTACCTTCAAAACCCCAAAATTCCTTCTGGGGTGTCAAGGAGGGAGCCCTAGGAGCTCAGCCCCATGCCTCAGCGGACAGAAGGAAGTGGACTTTGCTCCCCATACCCACCACCGCTCTGGGAAAGACCAGACAGGCAGAGAGGCAGTAGAGGGAAGGGAGACTGGTGAAATGCCAGAAGCTAAGCCAGGGTGGCTCTGGTACAAGAGGCAGCTCCACTGTGGACTTACGCTGTCCCATCTGGGCCTCGGGCACCCGCTCGCGGATCATCCGGCAGGCATCGTACACCATGGTGGAGGGCTCAAACTGCATCGTCTTCACCACATTGCCGATGCTAATCTTCAGCGAGAGCGCAACCATGGTGGCGGCTGGGCTGTCCCCACTCCTGCGTCACCTGCCAGAGGACACACATGGGTTAGCTCTGACTGCAGGCACCTCTGGCATGCAGGGTCACTCCTTCTCCCCTCTGGCAGCACCTCTGCTCCCCAAAAGCTGGGGTATGGCTTCTAGCAGCAAGTAAGGGCTGCACCCTGCCCTGGTCCCAACTTCCAGTGCCGTGCTGATCCCAGGGTCTCTGGCCAGCATTGGAACCCTTATCTCCTCATCCTGAGGTGCCAAATTTTGCTCGCCCGTGGGAGTGACAGTAGCTGGTACCCAGCGGAGATGCTGCCAGCGAGGAGGAAACAAGTGTGTGGGAGCACAGGAGATAAGCCTGGAGAGCGCAACAGAAGGGGGTTATAATTAAACCTGCCATGACACAGAAGCCACAAGAGGAAAACCAAGCTTTGACCCGAAGCTGGCATGGTCTGCTCTGGCTATCAGGGCCCCCCACATCATCAGCGGATGGTGCTGAGCCAGCGCAACTCGGGGTCTGATGGATCCAGAGGGACGCAAAAGCCCAGGGCTGCTCGAGGAGATGAGATAAGGGCACCAGGCACTGAACTTGCCCGTTAAAAATAATTACCTAGGGAAAGTACCGCTCACACCGAGTGAGTGCTCACAGATCAAGGTCTATGGCAACAGCTACTGCACAAACCCAAGGATGGGGAAACTGCGCATAGGATGATGCACATGAGGGCAAGGGACCAGCCACTGCAAGTGTCACTACAAGGGCAAATGAGAGATGCACCATGCCATCTCAAACAGGCCCCAAGCCTGGTCCAGCTTGAAGGATCAGCGCCGAGCTTCAAAGATTGCATAGATCAGCTTCAAAGCAGGCACCCCTCAACAGGGCTCCAATACATCAGGTTTAGTAACACCTAATTAGAACTGTGATATCCTTATAGCAGAGTAAAATCAGAAAGAAGTAACAGAAGTAAAAGGAGGTTGCAAATAAGTGCCCTGCTTGCCTGACGCAGCTTGCAGGGCTTGTCAGACCCCTTTTCTGTTGGGTTTATACactgtgcagcagcagctttcagtgCCTTCCCAGGTTGCCACATGCCTTGGGGTCTCTGTGTTGGGTTTTTCTCCCCATCCTTCTCAGTATCGCTGGTTCCCAGCTGGCCCCAAACCAACACTTTCCAGCAGTGACACCCCTTTTCCTCTCCCCAAGAGCAGACTCATGGAGAAGGAGTCCTCTGCTCTGCCTCACCCCAGGCTGCCTTGTCCTTAAACCCCAGCTGATGGGAGGATGCAAGAGCAACTGCGGGTTGCACCATATCTGCTTGTTCTCTTTTAGATTGATTTTCTCCTACCAGACCTCCTATTATGGCTGTCAGTGAAAGGTTGCTGGCCACGTGCAtcctcagcccagcccagggagGTTCTTGGCCAAGGTCTGCTGGCAGCCTCCCTCGCCTGTCGTGCACCGCAGTGGCACACGGCGATCCTGTGTGCCCCTGCCTGAAGCTGACAGCTCTGATCCCCCACAGAAGCGGCTATACCTGGGTGGGCTGCTCCCAACCACAGACCCAAGTGAGCTAGTGGTAGGATCTGAGATAGATAAAGCAGGCTCCTGCATCTGATTTTGGCCAGGAGAAAGTCAGAGGGCAGGGGTCCTGCTCCTGCAGAGCCATAAAGCCATGTTGGTGGTGCAGGGAaggaggcagggatggaggagCGTGCCGCCTCCGCCAGCACATGGACTGGCTCCAGCTCTGCATTCCTGAGCCGTTCGGCAATGTTTCTGCGGAGGCCCGCGGCCCCCACTCCTCTGCTGACGAGGAATGAAATGCATTTCGGGTCCGGAGCGAGGGAGCCCGGCGGCAGCGGGAAGGGGGAGGCGGCTGTGCCATTGCCATCCAGCCAGAAGCCCTAGCAAAGCTGTGGAGCCAAAAGGATGAGGAACACCCTGCTGTAGAAGGGGCTTTCTGGATATTTCACAGGAAGGGCAGGCGGCTACGGTCACCAGGCCATCTTCTTTATATCTAAAAATATTCTTGAGTTGAGCATAAAGCTGCTTTCCGTCCCTCCGCAGGAAAAGGAGAACACGCCACTGTCAGGACAAGGTCAGAGACCAtggaggaaggggaggggaggacgCTGGACTGCAGAGAGGAACCAAGAGGAGCCAGGCCACAGTCGGCCATTTCTGCagcctccttctgccctcccaaagCCACCCAAAAGCAGGCCCTGCACCAGAGGCTCCCCTTAGAACATCCTTCATGGGGACCACAGTGCTTTTCAAGACACCACAGGAGGATGACTGACTGCTCAAGCCTTCCTGCTCTTACGAAAACGACACAGCTTGGTAGGGAAGGTGCCCACAATATCAAGCAAGTCCTATGACGGAAGGGAGACAGTTCATTTTAATTCCCATAGTCTAGGGAAATAgttctggctccagcagctgaaTTTTGCTGACATCAATGTCTAAAGCAGAAATGCTCTCTGCTGCCTAAGAAGTACACCTCCTCAAACCCTGGAGAGATTTGTCAGCAAACACGACAGTTAATCACACCGGGTTTGCAAATCTGCTGCCTCCTGCAAGGGCGCCAACGCAGACCTCTCCCCTCTGGGTACCACATGAAGGAGGAAAAGCCGACTAGACATAAGGGATGAGACAGCGTGGGAGCCCAgtgctgcaaaacagaaaaataaaggaaaaggacAGCGAAATTCAAGCTGTCCCTGCggaaataaaaaccaaataaaacaaaacaaaaaaacccaaacaaaccaagttGTGATGAACACACACCAAATTTCTGTGCTGGCTCATATCCAGAGCAAGCAAACCCATTCTCAATCGGTTGTTGGTATGCAAGGGCAGATAAGGCACTGGAGCAGTGAGCTGGCGGTCAGATTAACACACTTCTGCATTTTATACCAAGCTGCGTGCAACTCTTTGAGCCACCAGCATGCTCCTGAGCCGATCAATCTCAAAATGAGGGGCGGGGGATTTTGATGGGGTGCCACCCAACCCAGGAGCTGTCCTGGCTTCCTCCATCCCACCCCACACTAGGTGAGCAAAACCACTGTGGTGATGGAGCTCTCCAGGCTCTGCTTaaaggcaggggcaggcagggatggCTGTGGGCAGGCAGTGCCGCCGGCCCGGGGAACCACCGTGTCCTTGCTGGGACCACTGAGAGCAAGTTTTCCGTCACGTGATGTAACTGCTATATTTGCATCAGCACTGCGAGAACGGTTACAGAGGAGGctttatatcttaaaaaaaataataaaaaaaaatcaaccaaaatgtGATAGCAGGCTGCTGGCACACTCATGATGAGTTTCCAGAACAAGCTGCAAATCTTCAAATGTAacaattttgccttttttaatgTGCCCTTTCTAAGGGAGACTatggattaggtttaggtttggtgtgttgctttttttttttttttacggtaATGCCTAATTTCACTTGGGAAAGGCCCCACTCCTGACCACCCCCAGGCTGGAAGCTGGCTGCAGGAATCTTTATCAGCTGCAAATTGCCTCACTGCGGGGTTTTCCACAGGCTGTGTGTCTGGGCAGCATAGCCACCAGCACAGCCAGGCAGGTACCAGGCCATGCACGTCAGCATCTGCACAACAGCATGATGAACCAGGGCACAAATTACCACAGTAAGAAGTCAGACCTGGCTCTACCCAGGTATTCCAGTATGGGATCAGTACACACAGCCAGGGCAGACAGCAGGGCATGGGTGGCTGAGCCCTGTGCCAATGGGAAGGCTGAGCCAACAGCCCCAGCCCAGGATGGTGCTGAGTGCTGCTGAGCTGATTCAACCCAGTTCCTCTTTCCCAGCTGTGCATCCGCATTGCACAGTAAAATGGTTTCTTCCAGCTGGGGCTGAGCTTGTTCTTGGGGAACATGAGCAGACCACGAGACCAGCCCCGGCCCCACAGCACCCCTGTGACCACCCAGCTGCTACCCACAGCTGGGGTGGGAGCATCCTCTTGCCCTTGCTTGGTGTGGGAAACCGGTAGGCAATGAGTAGCGGGGCTGGGGGATCACAGCCACAGCCTGCCTGCAAACTCACCCACActgaggtgaagcagctctggccaTTAATCACCAGTGTTTCCCCACGCATGTCTGCTCCTGACAGGCATCACTGCACCTCCAAAGGTGGGGGGCAAAAATGGTGGCAACCCCAGATTGCACACTGCCAAGGCAGGCCAAGGGCAGGAGGACAGGACACCTGGCTGGTGACTCCACCTGTAGCCTCTCCTGCATCCTTAGTGAGGCAGCCCTCCAGCACAGCACCCCAAAAGTGGTGCTTGGGGAGCAGAGGGTGCTACCATGGCCTCTAGATACCACCAGGTGACCTGAACTGGGCACCCATGCTTGCCAGGGCAAGTGACTCTCCTGCTGCTGAACCACCAGCCAGGCAGAAATGGGAAAGTGAAAGGAGAACAGAGCCAGGTTTTGGGGGGCATCTCTGTGCAGTAGTCAACAAGGTTCAACTCCAAAAAGGAGGGTGCCCCACAGGATGCTGTTTCATCCTCCCCAGCCTTGCTGCTTCTCAAAATCTTCCAGGATGTGACACTTTGGTATGCGCTAACCTCCCACCACTGTCATTTGGTGAGCAAGCAACATCCATGGCCAGTGATCCCCATGAACCATCACCTGCTCATATAGCACTAGGGGGTTTCACCCCATCGTCTACAGGGAGGGTTTTGGACCCTTCTCTGGGCAACTCGTGGGCTTTGGCAAAGCTAAAAATCCCAAAACTATGTCCCCTCCCCTTCTCAGCAGCAAGgcgcagggagagaggagaagggagtaaACAATTATTGCTACCAAATATGGGTCTAACAGCCAGCGATGAAGCCACGGCAGAAGCATGTAGACATCCTGCCGGCAGAttcaaagggctggggagctcacAGGGGTGCGGGCAGGATCTGGCAGGGAACAGGCAGAGGATGGCGCAGAGTTTCCCTTGCCCAGTTAGGTGCTGCAGCCAGGGCACGGTGGTGACCCACACTCTTGCCAATGGGGGTCagtcctgccccacagcacagcGCCCAGCTCCACATGTCCCACCCCAGTGCTTCATCCTCAGGGGCCACGATCAGCTGTCTATGCCGGGACgatcagcaggagctgcctgcttGAGCTGCCCCGGCTTCACTGCAGCCACGGCGAGCGTGTCCTCTGGCGTCCCCACCCAAAACCGCACCACGGGCCAGAGACACCCTTCTCACTCACTTCCCCCCAGTACAGGCAGGGTGGGCAGGAGGACATCATCGCCCCCGGGCCCAGCCGGTACCAAAGTTCGTCCACCCACCCCGGTTCGAGGAGCGGTAGCCACAGCCTCTCCCACTTGGTCCCCGGGGACCCCCGGGGTGCGGatgctggccagggcctggcaAACAGAGATTTTGGACCAAGGCCCAGGGTGGCTATTTCGGGGCAGGGCAAGGACAGGCCCACGGTTAACAGGGCCCGGCTCTGCCCGCCCGTGCCTGACCGCGCTGCCCCGGCTCCCGGTGGCGTCAGTGCCCGGGTGCCGCCAGCCCCGGGGCGCGGCCCAGAGCCCGGTCAAGGCGTGACCGACTCCCGGAAGCCCCCGGGGTCACCGCAGCCCGGGCCAGAAGCCCCGGTAGAAGCACGGAGGCTCCGGTAACCGGGAAGTTACTCCCCCCACACCCCCGATAACCGGGACGAGGGGGGGGTGGGCTCCTCCCGGACATCCGTTTCCGGTAGCCCCCCGCGAGCCAGGGCGCTGCCAGTCATCAAGACCCCGTGTCCCAGCGCCCCCTCCCTGGGTGCCAGGACCCCGTGTCTCCCCTGTCCCCCGTTCCCGTACCTTGCGCGGGCAGGAGCAGCGCGGCGGCCCCGCCGAGGCTGAGCAGAGCGGGGCGGCACCGCCCGcttcccgccccgccgccccccgccgcgcaTGCGCCTGGACAGCGGGCGCCGCCGGGCGGCACAACACGGCATGGTGCTCCCGAGCTGCGCTCCGCCCGGTTCCGCCCCGCACCCCGGCCTCAAGCCCGGGGCTACGCGTCTCTCGGTACTCTCGCAGCCTCACCCTGCGCCCCGGGGCTGGGCACAGCTCAGCGCACGCACCCCGGGGCCGCGCTCTGCCCGGGGCCGCGCTCTGCCCGCTGCTCGCACCCTAGCGCCTCCGGACCCCGCAGGCCCCGGGTCACTTCCGACctctcccgcccccccccccactccTCCCCCGCTCCCGACCGCCGCGTGCCCCCGCCCCGTCGCGCGCTCCCGCCACCGACGCGCCACCGGCCAATGGGCACCGGGCGCCGCCGCGTCACCCCGGTAGGGGCGGGGCTGCCGAGCGCGCGGGACCTGCCGGGAGGCGGGTGACGTCACTGCTGATGCCGTGGAAGCGGCGTGGCCGGGTGTGTCGCGCGGAGGTGAGGATGGGCCGGGGGCTTCGGGACCGGCTGCTCTGGTACCGCCGCCCTCACCCCACCCGCGGCCGGGAGGCTCTGCCGGGCAAGGAGCGAGCTGCCGCGGCGCTGACAACCCGCCGGTGGGGCGCCCGGGGCTGTGGCCCTGCCTCGGCGCTGCCAGGCCTTGGGCTGTGCTGCCCGGCGAGGTTCTCTGGCTGCCGCTGTGCCCCAGGCCGGCGCCGCGCTTGCCGCCCCATGGCTGGGTCTGTGAGAGGTGCTTGGGGTCCCTCGGGTGGGTGTCCGGGCTGGGGAGCGGCTCCTGTCCCGCCTGCTGCTGTTCCCTCCTCAGCCTTCCCTCTCCTGCCCAGCACCCATTCCCTGCACAGACACTCCCCAGTGTCCGTGGCACTGCGCGGGCCCTGCCCAGCTCCACTTCTCCTCCTTGCTCCATGTCCTGCCGCTGGCCGTGCCCCCTGGCAGGGCAGCCCCACACACCAGCTTCCAGCTCCCGATGGCTGGGGTCTGCCCTGGCTGCCTGTTCTTgggtggttttgggtttgtggtttttctttttctttttctttttttttttttttttttaagttttatttgaaTGTGACACCTGCTAGCTAGATGTGAAAGCTCAGCAGAGTGAGTGGGGAGACGTGAAGGTCCTGACTGACAGCAGTACTTTGGTTCAGGCATCACAAACATGCAGGTGACCCTGGTACCAACCCTACTGTGGCCCTGCAAACCGTGAGAGCCACACCACGCAGCATCTCCTCAGGCACCAAGGAGTCTGGGCCATGTCTTATCGGGAGATAACAGCACCAGCCTGAGCTGGGactagacaaaaataaaactgctcCAGCGGCACGCTTGCACAAACACCAAGGCTGACTTTGAAGACGACGCTGTTGCTTCACGCTATAAATGCCTGTGGCTTCACCGAGCCCACCAAGCTCAGTGGTTCGACAGCTGCACTGCGGTGAACTCCCCTGGGGCAGGGGACCCTCTCAAAGTCACTGCTTGAGGCTGAGAGACCCTTCACCTGGCGTCTGATATCCACAGCGAGGTAAGTGGCATTTTATATTCAACCTAAAAATATGTTGTGTGCTAGTGACAgttatatagatagatagatgtggCTAGAGCTTTATTGTAAGTGTAGTGAATAGTGGAGTGTTTGACTGCTGCCTGAATGATTGTTTAAATAATCACTTAAATAATTGTTTAATTAGCATTGGATTATTGCTTAATCACCATTTGAGtaccatttcattttcatttggttGTTGATTAATTATCATTTGATAATTGTTTAATCACTAATAAAACCCTTCTAGTTAACCTTTTAGTTAGCGATTACTTCTCTTAGTAATTTGCCTGTGGCAGGAGGCAGGTCCTAGTGGCTGCATGCTGGGGGTACAACACCTTTGGGTTTCAGTGGAACAGCAGGATCTTGCATGCTTTCCATGGCATAAGGTCTGTGGCCCTTTCCTTCTCCTCACTGAAGCTTTTGCATTCTGGGTGGAGCATGGATCCTGTGGCTGGGTCCCAATAGTCTGATGGGGAAACTGGTGTGATGGGGCCACCAGTGCTGGTACAACGACCTTGCTGGGTAGATACTCATGGGCTGGTTGTTGCTGCAGGGTCCTGCCAGCTGTTGCACAGGGAGGCTTTGTCTGCAGGGGCTGAGGGACATCTCAAAGGAGTGTTGGTGTCTGCCCCGGAGCCTGTGCTCACTTTGAGTGTCCTGCTCAGATGTCGTGCCCAGAGGAGCTGTCTGCCCTGGCAGATGAGGACCTGCTTGAATTCCTCCTGAAGGATGATACTCCCTGCCTTGAAATCCCAGGGGAGGAGGATGGTCTGCTGGAAGACTGGGCCCTGCCAGAGCCTGGGGTGAGTTCTTTGGGAGGAATCACTATTGGGTTGTGGTTTAGAAGGTTTGGGTCCCTGctgagtaaaatattttttccacagcTGCTGGACAAGGAGATGGATGACTTCATCAGCTCACTGCTGAGCCCCTTTGAAGATGAACCAGTCACACTGCAGGATTATACGACTGACAGTAGTGTTTGCGAGCATCAGCAGCTGTCCCATACCTCCAGCAGCGACTTTGCCGGCAGCCCTCGGAGTTCAGACGTTGTGCAGGTTGATCACAACTATTCCCTTCATCAGGACTGGGCTGTGCTGGAAAGTGTGAGGTCTGAAATGGCAGAAGGAGATGTTTCCATTGACCTTGGTAAGTGGTGTGCGTGAGCTCTCTCTGTCCTGCGTACAGGCAGAAAAGCAGTCCCACGGTGGAGTTTTTTGGGTAGTTGCCAGGCAGTGATGGAGAGAGCTGAATTTAGTGTCTTTCTACTGCTATAAAATTGCGATTTCATGTTACTCAAAGCTGACTGGTCAGGTGCTGCTCCACTGAAGCCCACGATCCTTTCCTTCCCCAGGGCCATGGACAGATTTGGAAGGCTCAGACAAGGCACTGGAACAGAACTCTGGTTTCCTCACTACTGTTGCTGTGGATGCCAAGCCCCAGCTTGTGCCTGAAGCCATTGTGCAGGTACTGACTGCCACGGGTGTGGGCCCCAGCTTTTGCTCTGCTCacatctcctcttctctcctggcTTGTCTCTTCTGGGGCATATCTCTGAAGAAGCATGATGCTGATTTGGGAGCATTGGTCCTGGTCCTGTGTGCTTGTCCTCTCTACTCTGAGGTGGACTCACTTTATTTTGCATTCTAAGCAGGtgtatttttgctgttttctagTCTGACTTCCCAGAGCTGGTACTgacagaggaggagaagcagctctTGGAGAAAGAAGGTGTTTCATTACCAACCTGTCTACCACTAACCAAAGTGAGTCCTTGCTATAGCCTGTAACTGCCAAACAGACTTGGACCATTTGAATGCTTCAACCAGAGTCAGGGTTTGAAAATACAGGATAGTGCCTTGATGAGAGCATTGATGCCCGAGTGCTGTGTTGAAAGCAGGTTGTGGCAGGGTTTGatgtccttttcttcctttcagggTTTGGGGGACTCCTTACGCACAGCAGCCTCTGCTTTGCTAGTTGGGTGGATACAGAGAGCAGTGAGATCTGGCTGCTGTCAGTCTCACCACTCACGACTGCTTGCAGGAGGCAGTTACACCACAAGTGCCTCCAGCCTGTTTTTTCCCACTTGCCCAGTGGCTTGTGAGCTGCGTGCTTTTCATTTCCCTTAGGTTTACCTCACTTTTCTATACCAGGGAAGttgctggctgcagcagcagggccagggtTTTGCCTTGCAGCTCCTGCAGTTTGTTCAGTGCTGTGGGAAGGACAGAGCACTAAAGCACGTGGGTTGAACACAGAAATGTACGCAGGATTTGTGAGGGCTGGATTGCTAGTGCCCTGGGGTTGCTGCTAATGGGAAATGATCCTTGCAGACTGAAGAGCGGCTTCTGAAGAAAGTACGTCGGAAGATCCGGAACAAGCAATCAGCCCAGAATAGTCGTCGCAGGAAAAAGATCTACGTGGATGGCCTGGAAGACCGGTATGGGCACACAACAGTGTCACCCGACGCTGAGGACACAGAAAGATTCTGTTAGGGATCCTTGGAAGAATGATGAGGGCACTAAATTGTAGTTTCAATTTAAGTTTAATGTTCTTGACATACTATGGTTAGAATAGCACAAAATTTCTACGAGCAGAATTAATGTAGTGCAATCTGTTAGCAGTGTAATACAGaatttatagaatcattttggttggaaaagacctttaagatcatcaagtccaaccattaacctaataaTGTCAAGTCTATTTCTAAACCATGTGCCTGTGACTTATAATTCCTAATCACCTACATCCTAATAAAACTTAACTTATCATTTCTAATCACCTGGACCCTCTACTGATGAGATCTGATCTTGGTACATGGTTTGCTGTATCAACATAATCCAGACTCAAAAATTAtataaaagaatatgaattactCAGTCGTGGGAGGAAGCTGATGATGGTGGAGGTGTCCCTggccagggggggtcctgggtctcACTGTCCAGCAGCAGCTATGGTCCAAGTTTCCCCTTAGGGCTTGTAACTGCTTGATTTTATGGACAGTGCTCTGTGTGCTGTTACGCTTCCCTGCTCTGTGACAGGGTCGTCAACAACACCGGGCTGGCCGGGTGCCTAGGACCTTCAAGGCTGGTAAGGAAGGAAGTAACCAGCCTGGCGCCCAGGAACCTTGGGGCTGgtagggaggggaggaagaaatttGTTTGGTTTGTCTACTTGGTGCACAGGACCTTCAGGACCTGATAATGAGGGAAAGGGAATGGATATATGACCTGCTTGATCACAGAGAATGGTGCTCTCCTGATGAAAGGGTGTTAGTTGTGCTAACGACATTGCCAGGTGTCGGGAGCAGAGAGTAGTTGGTCACAGGCAGCTgtactgtgctgctgctggagtcttgccaaccctggggagaaagtgagCCTGACTGTGGGGCAGCAGCTCTCCTCAGGGGGGCTCAGAAGCTTGAAGCATAGCCTGCCCTGCTCTCTTAGGCTTGGAGATGGCCCAGAGCTTACTTTGTTTAAGCCAGGAGTTGGCCTGCAAAGTCCAGTGTATTATCCAGGTCAGGCTACGTTGCAGTACCGCCCAATGTTGTGTTGTCACTAGGAGTGAGTATCCTTAGGGATTAGCCTGGTGTTTCTCTGTGGGACTGGGCAGGGCTCATCCTTCCCCAAACCTGGTGTGAGATACTACTCTCTGGGCTTTGCTCCAGGTGATGCCAGGTAGACTCCAGGAGCAATTTTATCTACCCCAGTCACCCAGAGGTGGTGGCTGATTACCTGAGGAGAGACTTTGGTGAAGTCCCTGCGGTTGGCTAACAAAACCTCTCTGTTCTTCCCCTGTGCTGTTCATCTTTCGTGGGAAGGGTGGCAGCCTGCACAGCTCAGAACCACAGACTGGAGAAGAAGGTAcagctgctggaggagcagaACATGTGAGTCCTCATTGTTGGGTGTGACAGGAGATGTGGGGAACGCTGTTCCTCTTCTTGGGATTGTGGACTGTCCAGGGCTGcaaagggggaggaggggaacaTGCAGGACCTGGTTCAGCCACTGTATAAACTGGTGTTGCCTGCTTTCGTGCAGGTCACTGCTCAAGCAGTTGCGGAAACTGCAGGCGTTGGTGATCCAGTCCACCACCAAAACTGCCACAGCAAAAAGCTGCACCATGGTGAGTGGCTTTGGGCCTAGTGTCTATGAGGGGTCTCTACTGTACTtaggagtttgggagagagacATTTATTGAGGCTGGTGATGCTATCAATGTCATTTGCCTGAGGTCTTTG
The Patagioenas fasciata isolate bPatFas1 chromosome Z, bPatFas1.hap1, whole genome shotgun sequence DNA segment above includes these coding regions:
- the CREB3 gene encoding cyclic AMP-responsive element-binding protein 3, with the translated sequence MSCPEELSALADEDLLEFLLKDDTPCLEIPGEEDGLLEDWALPEPGLLDKEMDDFISSLLSPFEDEPVTLQDYTTDSSVCEHQQLSHTSSSDFAGSPRSSDVVQVDHNYSLHQDWAVLESVRSEMAEGDVSIDLGPWTDLEGSDKALEQNSGFLTTVAVDAKPQLVPEAIVQSDFPELVLTEEEKQLLEKEGVSLPTCLPLTKTEERLLKKVRRKIRNKQSAQNSRRRKKIYVDGLEDRVAACTAQNHRLEKKVQLLEEQNMSLLKQLRKLQALVIQSTTKTATAKSCTMVLVLSFCFILSPNICSLGGREPQPELRVLSRQIREFPNQAAPEVQEKTVLQGLIPEPEDPSLLGSLSQSWEEGLSPPNPDLRSFYSNSSSDPPATAGSELGPPQPQEQLSQSDSLQAAIPAAWKAKRQEWMEGAARVVIQQHHANEM